A window of Primulina huaijiensis isolate GDHJ02 chromosome 9, ASM1229523v2, whole genome shotgun sequence contains these coding sequences:
- the LOC140985096 gene encoding novel plant SNARE 13-like translates to MANLELQMNPQMEQIHGEIRDTMRALANGFQKLDKIKDSNRQSKQLEDLTGKMRECKRLIKELDREIKDEESKNSPEITKQLNDEKQSMIKELNSYVALRKTYMSSLGNKRVELFDMGAGGIEPTDDENVQVTSEMSNQELIDAGTKRMDETDQAIERSKQVVHQTIEVGTQTATTLKGQTEQMGRIVNELDTIQFSIKKASQLVKEIGRQVATDKCIMMFLFLIVCGVIAIIIVKIVNPNNKSIQDIPGLAPPAPTTRRLLYVRPAHHFW, encoded by the exons ATGGCCAACTTGGAGTTGCAGATGAACCCTCAAATGGAGCAGATTCATGGGGAAATTCGCGATACCATGCGTGCCCTTGC AAATGGCTTTCAAAAGCTGGATAAAATTAAAGATTCCAACAGACAAAGTAAACAGCTAGAGGATCTTACCGGGAAGATGAGGGAGTGCAAAAG ATTGATTAAAGAACTTGACCGCGAAATTAAAGACGAGGAAAGCAAAAATTCTCCGGAGATTACCAAGCAGCTAAATGATGAGAAGCAATCCATG atcaaagagttgaattcATATGTAGCCCTGAGGAAAAC GTACATGAGCTCTCTTGGAAATAAGAGGGTCGAACTCTTCGATATGGGAGCTGGTGGAATTGAGCCTACAGATGATGAGAACGTTCAAGTGACATCAG AAATGTCAAATCAGGAGCTTATCGATGCTGGCACGAAGAGAATGGATGAAACTGACCAAGCCATTGAACGCTCCAAGCAG GTGGTTCATCAAACAATCGAAGTGGGAACACAGACCGCTACTACTTTGAAGGGCCAA ACTGAACAAATGGGTCGCATTGTCAATGAACTGGACACCATCCAGTTCTCTATCAAAAAGGCATCCCAGCTTGTTAAGGAGATTGGTAGGCAG GTGGCAACTGATAAATGCATCATGATGTTTCTTTTTCTGATTGTATGTGGGGTTATTGCCATAATCATCGTGAAG ATAGTGAATCCCAACAACAAAAGCATACAGGATATTCCTGGATTGGCTCCTCCGGCTCCAACAACAAGGAGACTATTGTATGTAAGGCCGGCGCAccatttttggtaa